Proteins from one Rhizoctonia solani chromosome 5, complete sequence genomic window:
- a CDS encoding Retrotransposon-derived protein PEG10 yields the protein MEPEPSLTALLEAVTALTATVGSLQAQIQSQGQQLIELKAICKETADLLGDKDQGGPQVQTQPGPSTGPVTPPTHTGGEAHTPGTVRPGLKAPFRPSRGTGFDSEEEEEPRRAPKREPRNTPKRSLSSLTPFDSGSSVKRPKMELPDPYKGDSRGRKATQWLDRMLLWVALHQDQFDEEEQMVVWILYHMTDKAADWALPIIGTIIKGEGNPPTTIPALTAKFKEAFADPNAKRAAARKITALTQSTTTAEYVTKFRNLMAELDWNTEAFIAQFTRGLHWKVKELLSTKDNILDNDLEAIFAASIKIDNIRWENKENRPKKAPAKAPVATTTSTSTTTTRVRLSKDPNYVTPEERDCRRASGLCVKCGQKGHGIKQCPNRWKATIKEVAKVAEDESGKE from the coding sequence atggaaccggaaCCGTCCCttaccgctctcctcgaggctgtcacagccctcacagccaccgttgggtccctgcaggcccaaatccaatcTCAGGGCCAgcagctcattgagcttaaagccatatgcaaggagaccgccgacttacttggcgacaaggatcaaggaggaccccaagtccaaacccagcctggcccatcgactgggcctgtcactccccctacacacacagggggagaagcgcacactccaggaacggttaggcctggactcaaggcccctttccgcccatcaagaggaacgggcttcgactcagaagaagaggaagaacccaggcgGGCCCCCAAAAGAGAGCCTCGCAACACGCCTAagcggagcctcagctcccttaccccATTTGACTCAGGGTCTAGCGTGAAGCgacccaaaatggagctcccCGATCCATACAAAGGAGACTCCAGGGGAcggaaggcaacccagtggctagaccgaatgctgctgtgggttgcgcttcatcaagaccaatttgatgaagaagaacagatggttgtgtggatcctataccacatgacagataaaGCTGCTGACTGGGCTCTTCCCATTATTgggaccatcatcaagggcgagggaaacCCTCCCACCactatcccggccttaacggccaaattcaaggaggcatttgcaGACCCCAATGCCAAGAGAGCGGCTGCCAGGAAAATCACCGCGCTAACTCAGTCCACGACCACGGCTGAGTATGTAACCAAGTTCCGTAACCTAATGGCGgagcttgattggaacactgaggcgtttattgcccagttcacacgcggtcttcactggaaggtgaaggaactcctgtccaccaaggacaacattctgGACAATGATCTTGAGGCCATATTCGCCGCCTCaattaaaattgacaatatccgttgggaaaacaaggagaaccgccctaaAAAAGCTCCTGCCAAGGCCCCGGTTGCTACGACCAcctctacctccaccactactaCCAGGGTCCGCttatccaaggaccccaactacgttaccccggaggaaagagATTGCCGCCGtgcgtctggcctttgcgTTAAGTGCGGTCAGaaagggcatggcatcaaacaatgccccaacaGATGGAAGGCCACGATCAAGGAAGTAGCTAAGGTAGCAGAGGatgaatcgggaaaagagtag
- a CDS encoding Transposase family Tnp2 protein, whose product MAAKLRYQDEADQGPKPGVIHDVFDGQDYRRLRATPVNPPGGYHFFDNPKDLALGLSTDGVTLFKRCRRGLSTAWPIILINYNLHPRYQTKLDNIICVGVIPGPTQCKDINSFLTPLLNELLELEAGVDCHGLSPEGVAYVFLLHAFLIIVFGDILAVSKMICMKGHNGRTPCRACYMQGYPCPLARTTVYYIPLRRPNYPIPHSPFELPMRSHAEFLGDLEVIEAAPTRVAREFLQKDLGINSRSIFASLKSIDLSSSFPYDIMHLLFENLVPNMIKHWTGDFKWLDQGNGSYEIDEVVWKAVGRQTAAATKTIPAKFVGTIPNIAEDAKLFKAEAYAFWFQYMAPILLQGRLNEPYYSHFLKMREIMLLVLKFGISNDEIDELERMTGEWVLEYESLYYQYTVERLPACPLTIHALLHMAYYIRRTGPLWASWAFVMERYCQFIVLAVKNRVRPYEMIDNYVSRDAQMKIVSKTFNLPLMGRPRVNTRMVHGVEISSRERMHDEFREVVLGTPVKTRGVLTDQLENQLLGYFSLVEPRTPRHELRRRTNFDSLISYGRFRQVPDGDRVRTARLISNNAVARDNSFYDLLPDRNARWRRLPDDPYRRCYYGQCVGVYFVRFTENDGNVKAYLLAAVRECNTNGSDAVNPETPVVTYTELGPINLVHIDTIISVVGRIQLGQTWAIVDRSRDNVRPQFDDDHDEDEDKDGDE is encoded by the exons ATGGCAGCTAAACTACGTTACCAAGATGAAGCTGACCAGGGTCCCAAGCCAGGAGTAATTCACGATGTCTTTGACGGGCAGGATTATCGGAGGCTGCGTGCTACGCCCGTCAACCCACCTGGTGGGTATCATTTCTTTGATAACCCCAAGGATCTTGCGCTTGGTCTATCAACTGACGGCGTTACTTTGTTCAAGCGCTGTCGTCGTGGCCTCTCgacagcctggcccattatCCTAATTAACTACAACCTCCACCCACGTTATCAAACAAAGCTTGACAATATCATATGTGTTGGTGTCATTCCTGGTCCCACCCAGTGCAAGGACATCAACTCGTTCTTGACCCCGCTCTTGAATGAACTGCTGGAGCTCGAGGCAGGTGTTGATTGCCATGGACTTAGCCCCGAGGGGGTGGCTTATGTATTTTTGCTCCACGCGTTTCTAATCATAGTATTTGGTGACATTCTTGCTGTCTCGAAGATGATCTGCATGAAAGGACACAATGGACGCACCCCCTGCCGAGCCTGTTACATGCAGGGTTATCCTTGCCCCCTTGCGCGGACCACCGTCTATTACATCCCTCTACGACGCCCCAACTACCCAATCCCCCACTCCCCTTTTGAACTCCCTATGCGATCACATGCGGAGTTCTTGGGTGACCTTGAAGTGATTGAAGCCGCACCAACGCGGGTAGCACGGGAGTTCCTCCAAAAGGATCTCGGTATAAACTCGCGGTCAATCTTCGCGAGCCTCAAGTCTATCGATTTATCCTCAAGTTTCCCTTACGACATCATGCATCTACTATTTGAAAACCTTGTGCCGAACATGATCAAACATTGGACGGGGGATTTCAAGTGGCTGGATCAAGGAAACGGGAGCTACGAGATTGACGAGGTAGTATGGAAAGCGGTGGGTAGGCAGACTGCAGCGGCTACTAAAACAATACCAGCCAAGTTCGTCGGCACAATCCCTAACATCGCCGAAGATGCCAAGCTCTTCAAGGCCGAGGCGTATGCGTTCTGGTTTCAATACATGGCGCCGATTCTACTTCAAGGAAGATTGAACGAGCCGTATTATAG CCACTTTCTGAAAATGCGAGAAATAATGCTGCTTGTCCTTAAGTTCGGCATCTCAAATGATGAGATAGACGAGCTTGAGAGAATGACGGGCGAATGGGTGCTCGAGTATGAATC CCTTTATTATCAGTATACCGTGGAACGACTTCCTGCATGTCCCCTCACAATTCACGCATTGCTACACATGGCTTATTACATTAGGCGAACTGGCCCGCTTTGGGCTTCATGGGCGTTTGTCATGGAAAGGTATTGTCAATTTATTGTTCTAGCGGTCAAAAATCGTGTTCGGCCGTACGAGATGATCGACAACTATGTCTCGCGGGATGCTCAGATGAAGATTGTGTCGAAAACCTTCAATTTACCGCTGATGGGAAGACCGCGTGTAAATACGAGGATGGTACACGGCGTAGAGATATCGAGCCGGGAGAGGATGCACGACGAGT TTCGAGAAGTCGTGCTCGGAACGCCCGTAAAGACACGGGGTGTACTAACGGATCAGCTGGAAAACCAGCTTCTCGGCTATTTCTCTCTCGTAGAACCCCGTACCCCCCGGCACGAACTCAGACGGCGGACCAATTTCGATTCGCTCATCAGCTATGGTCGATTTCGCCAGGTTCCAGATGGGGATCGCGTTCGTACAGCGAGGCTTATCAGCAATAATGCCGTCGCACGCGACAACTCATTT TATGACCTCCTGCCTGATCGCAATGCTCGCTGGCGACGCCTCCCAGATGATCCATATCGGCGCTGCTACTACGGTCAGTGCGTAGGCGTATATTTTGTTCGATTTACTGAAAA CGACGGGAACGTTAAGGCATATCTGCTCGCGGCTGTGAGAGAATGTAATACGAACGGGTCAGACGCCGTGAATCCCGAGACACCCGTTGTCACGTACACCGAGTTGGGGCCCATCAACCTAGTGCATATAGACACGATTATATCAGTTGTGGGGCGGATTCAGTTGGGCCAGACATGGGCTATTGTCGACCGGAGCAGGGACAATGTACGTCCTCAATTTGACGATGACcacgacgaggacgaggacaaGGACGGTGACGAGTAG
- a CDS encoding Fungal specific transcription factor domain, producing MLNHAEISDNLSCASEGVSPSNNNEITMQSSEGTTPSSLPPLPEASLVRGLVDDTTSTVDYNLKPVIQLGSPEELDLGMEQCETLISLEHEHKLLAQFWDWQRMHLPYVAPVPFLSAYAIHSESVHPGEAIPSPPLPPPDAFAATALNVPRASSVQLTSDLAHYISPLLLYSMFSIAALFHGDPETSTIFYKKTKELLFTEAQNPKLASVQAVCLMSTWELGHARSPAAWSLIGVSLSLCIRLGLNIDATPLLQSGAISQRLYETRNFVFWATFNTESDRFYAVCMGMRPLIDRRIISTPKYSSRTADPIESKISIPSNASMTWWSPSTLGMGDVLLQAAWDSIRQLIQMMDDLLDSVYTEAPRRTAQEILELVTRNHLVVQKFIDSLPTWLRSTGAIKRKDSGLVYLHLFIHLTSILINRPFLSAHHSAQVPLTRQYRTLAFRIARASALQVSSLIRHIPLSSPCVTVPYIVYSACTVLLLAPEDPAAMDGVRTGLACLDEMDETGYWVDSAEDAARRIRALAERWGVELGTSRRVLGLVGSGAVGKSYEPESETLSVASTRPTTSGGSGHEPTSPQLFESGLPGVPTYAVEPTTGAYIPHLGRNEHVLWEDEYSFRNEHVALSEDINLGIDRDSHVFRSYQTSLNAILDTQSQPTLSEAPKARNDTHDAVKRPDAYFHQTLPQYARQPPIHHPYRRTPPKMPPHVAYALSHADPRHDMRIPYSHWHSILPPVDPNNSFPPDSSACPDMGACFHYTVEHSRDPIFVDSLADPYADVSMDWVQDTGSNFSRNGGVPGVLVGGIGEAGGLIRTGW from the exons ATGCTCAATCATGCTGAAATCAGTGACAACTTGTCTTGTGCTAGTGAGGGGGTATCCCCATCCAACAATAATGAAATCACTATGCAGTCCTCCGAAGGAACAACACCATCCTCCTTACCTCCTCTACCAGAAGCCAGCCTTGTCCGAGGATTGGTAGATGATACTACCAGCACCGTAGACTACAATCTTAAACCTGTAATCCAACTGGGGTCCCCGGAAGAGTTGGATCTTGGTATGGAACAATGTGAGACTCTCATCAGTCTTGAGCACGAGCATAAACTATTGGCTCAGTTTTGGGATTGGCAACGAATGCATCTGCCTTACGTTGCACCAGTTCCCTTTCTCTCCGCGTATGCAATCCACTCTGAATCCGTTCACCCTGGAGAAGCAATACCATCaccaccacttccacctccAGACGCATTCGCTGCGACGGCTCTGAATGTCCCGAGAGCATCAAGTGTCCAACTTACGTCCGATCTTGCGCATTATATCAGCCCGTTATTGCTATACTCTATGTTCTCGATTGCAGCTCTCTTCCACGGAGATCCAGAAACGAGTACAATTTTCTACAAAAAAACGAAGGAGCTATTGTTTACTGAAGCTCAGAACCCAAAATTAGCTAGCGTTCAGGCCGTATGTCTCATGTCAACTTGGGAACTTGGTCACGCAAGGTCTCCAGCTGCTTGGTCATTAATCG GCGTTTCACTATCCTTATGTATTCGACTCGGTCTGAACATCGACGCAACACCACTTCTCCAAAGTGGAGCGATCTCCCAACGACTATACGAGACACGGAATTTTGTGTTTTGGGCTACTTTCAACACCGAAAG TGACAGATTTTATGCAGTATGTATGGGCATGCGGCCTTTAATCGATCGACGAATTATTAGTACCCCAAAGTATTCCTCCCGTACAGCCGATCCTATCGAATCCAAAATATCCATTCCCAGCAACGCTTCTATGACGTGGTGGAGTCCTTCAACACTTGGAATGGGTGATGTACTTCTCCAAGCTGCTTGGGATTCGATCAGGCAATTAATTCAGATGATGGATGATCTATTGGATAGCGT GTATACAGAGGCACCGAGACGCACAGCACAAGAGATACTCGAGCTTGTTACTAGAAATCATTTAGTCGTTCAAAAATTTATCGATAGCCTTCCGACATGGTTACGCTCAACGGGAGCTATCAAGCGCAAAGACAGTGGCCTAGTGTATCTCCA CTTGTTcatacacttaacaagtataCTTATAAATCGCCCCTTTCTTTCTGCACATCACTCGGCCCAAGTGCCTCTAACTCGCCAATACCGAACGCTTGCATTCCGAATTGCTCGTGCGTCCGCACTCCAAGTCTCATCCCTGATCCGACATATTCCCCTCTCCTCGCCGTGCGTGACCGTGCCCTATATCGTCTATTCTGCATGTACGGTGTTGCTCCTGGCACCCGAAGACCCAGCCGCTATGGACGGTGTGCGGACCGGATTGGCGTGCCTTGATGAAATGGACGAAACCGGATATTGGGTAGATAGCGCAGAAGATGCAGCGAGAAGGATTAGAGCGCTCGCGGAGAGATGGGGAGTCGAGTTGGGAACTTCGAGGCGGGTGTTGGGATTGGTTGGGAGCGGGGCTGTAGGAAAATCTTATGAGCCAGAGAGCGAGACTCTTTCTGTAGCCTCGACCCGGCCCACGACTAGTGGCGGCTCTGGCCATGAACCAACATCACCTCAATTATTCGAGTCTGGGTTACCTGGAGTACCAACATATGCAGTCGAGCCAACTactggcgcatatattccacATCTTGGTCGAAATGAGCATGTGTTGTGGGAGGATGAATATTCCTTTAGGAATGAACATGTCGCGCTCTCTGAGGACATTAATCTGGGGATTGATCGAGATTCCCACGTATTTCGAAGTTACCAAACCAGCCTCAACGCGATTTTGGATACCCAATCCCAACCAACCTTATCGGAGGCTCCCAAAGCAAGAAATGATACACACGATGCCGTCAAACGACCTGATGCTTATTTCCATCAGACCCTGCCTCAATACGCCCGCCAGCCACCCATCCATCACCCTTATAGGCGAACTCCACCAAAGATGCCGCCGCACGTAGCATATGCTCTCTCGCACGCAGACCCTCGACACGACATGCGCATTCCCTACTCGCATTGGCATAGCATTCTCCCTCCCGTAGACCCAAATAATTCGTTTCCCCCTGATTCAAGCGCGTGTCCAGATATGGGGGCATGTTTCCATTATACAGTTGAACATTCACGCGATCCGATCTTTGTTGATTCATTGGCGGATCCATACGCGGACGTATCCATGGATTGGGTACAAGACACTGGGTCGAATTTTTCGAGAAATGGAGGAGTACCCGGTGTTTTGGTTGGAGGCATTGGAGAGGCTGGTGGATTGATAAGGACGGGTTGGTAG
- a CDS encoding G protein coupled glucose receptor regulating Gpa2 protein, which produces MDDYGDVSFGYEADYGLPGNRVGLALIGAMGLISALSTLVLIGYIMVGKDHDQPMVQGIRSFTHSALGVFLCSLLISDMIQGAAFAINFKWAADGSVHSGLACTAQGAVSQFGDLGSALWSLAISMHTFSLLFLVQKPPVWLTWMIFIVGWVLIAVLPILGPYGIQKLETKGEFYGVSGAWCWIGHGYQLERFLYVYMWIFLSLVTSLILYGLVYLRFSGRLVLKKGRFHWSSKPTGWSSGLFSSGVHEPTATSRPYSTFQSHSPSQRMTESEKNGIGKHLKSISKRLMLYPLVYSVVTLPVAACRIGAVSGWKPPLPMYIFAGISFTSSGLTNVILFIVTRHALLRKVVSVRPQIHVTTHQVTVLEDARGVQTIHLPRLGKPSEDRESNSDNSVSEELDESFGMSKKYESVPAGSAPPSPNPAGNASTTRLS; this is translated from the exons ATGGATGATTATGGAGATGTTAGCTTTGGTTATGAGGCGGATTATGGGTTGCCTGGCAACCGTGTTGGGCTAGCG CTCATTGGTGCAATGGGTCTAATATCAGCATTATCCACCTTGGTTCTCATAGGCTATATTATGGTGGG TAAAGATCATGACcaacctatggtacaaggcaTACGCTCCTTCACGCACAGCGCGCTAGGAGTTTTCCTATGCAGCCTTCTCATCAGCGATATGATCCAAGGCGCGGCTTTTGCAATCAACTTTAAATGGGCGGCTGATGGAAGCGTGCATTCGGGCCTGGCATGTACTGCTCAAG GCGCTGTGTCTCAGTTCGGAGATTTAGGATCTGCTTTATGGTCGCTGGCAATTTCGATGCACACTTTCAG TCTGTTATTTCTTGTCCAAAAGCCGCCTGTATGGTTGACGTGGATGATATTTATCGTTGGTTGGGTACTCATAGCCGTGTTACCGATTCTCGGCCCGTATGGGATTCAAAAGCTCGAGACCAAGGGAGAGTTTTATGGAGTATCGGGCGCTTGGTGCTGGATTGGGCATGGATACCAGTTAGAAAGATTCCTATACGTTTAT ATGTGGATCTTTCTGTCTCTTGTCACCTCGCTCATACTTTACG GCCTCGTATACCTTCGTTTTTCTGGTCGTCTCGTACTTAAAAAAGGAAGGTTTCACTGGAGCTCTAAGCCGACGGGTTGGTCATCTGGACTTTTTTCCTCCGGGGTACACGAACCTACTGCGACATCGCGCCCGTACAGTACTTTCCAGTCACACTCGCCATCGCAACGTATGACTGAATCGGAAAAGAATGGGATCGGGAAACACTTAAAGTCAATTTCGAAGCGGCTGATGCTGTATCCGCTCG TATATTCAGTCGTGACTTTGCCAGTTGCCGCGTGTCGTATAGGCGCTGTTTCTGGATGGAAGCCTCCTTTACCTATGTACATCTTTGCAGGG ATATCATTTACTAGCTCTGGCTTAACTAATGTTATCCTCTTCATCGTCACTCGACACGCACTGCTGCGCAAAGTTGTATCCGTTCGACCGCAAATACATGTAACCACTCATCAAGTTACCGTTCTCGAAGACGCCCGGGGAGTGCAAACTATCCACCTGCCTCGATTGGGGAAGCCCTCTGAAGATCGCGAGTCCAACAGCGACAACAGTGTGTCAGAAGAACTTGACGAGTCCTTCGGGATGTCCAAAAAGTACGAGTCGGTTCCGGCTGGCTCTGCCCCACCCTCTCCAAACCCGGCGGGAAACGCGTCCACTACTCGATTATCATAG
- a CDS encoding Fungal Zn(2)-Cys(6) binuclear cluster domain, whose translation MSQPEAGPSRRRRQYVSRACNSCRRRRCKCDGVQPMCGPCSTSGHECTWGQDGEDSGRPATKQFVESLRVKIQQLESEIAQLRKQPQAPSSHTTSPHPPSVLSDYSPVPAEVRWSFDSPPLSTALMQPIPATQTQAKPLLHLHASTELPHLVQSTKISPIEIPLVNLPPTAPALRYQYIFNIDTSIPLDEQYPAHRASLVCQWNRNLPDLSPIYLSQLEHDIILSRCFSYGACCSFGLLPDTFLAQFLECLGPEAVPERMAEGSRYYTPLLHCSLLTFGAGFSDNPQMRERKTREKLATHAKKWLDDEFNNPSSSLMVSLALLSEHHSGIGQAKIGYMYMGMAIRAARLRPILFDPLIRDWHLWSVFIQESLMALEMNRPSEYPVPKAPIICPIAVEPDSRSPLTSSLTELLTHEDYFKFSARCFIQLSRLINIIIRITDGAVTDKQIILDIHLELETWFNNLPDGVMIRQRATLTFPPILTLHITYWWFILHSHFPLAEQLSISTSEPVRELSIKMCARATEKLVQLFNTFDKQFGLRFFPRNLIKAIHACGSALVIERDSASSASKKKRATAIEGIDSCIYALKIIGEVWHIAIPMSEDLESLAGVNLAA comes from the exons ATGTCTCAGCCTGAAGCCGGACCgtctcgtcgtcgtcgtcaatACGTCTCCCGTGCATGCAACAGCTGTCGGCGCCGCAGATGCAAGTGTGATGGCGTCCAGCCAATGTGTGGACCGTGTTCAACAAGT GGACATGAG TGCACATGGGGGCAGGATGGGGAGGATAGCGGACGCCCTGCGACGAAGCAGTTCGTAGAGAGTCTCCGAGTGAAGATCCAACAGCTCGAGTCTGAGATCGCTCAACTAAGAAAGCAGCCCCAAGCGCCTTCCTCCCATACCACgtccccccaccccccaaGTGTGCTTTCAGATTATAGCCCCGTGCCCGCCGAGGTTCGTTGGAGCTTTGATAGTCCGCCGCTGAGTACTGCTTTGATGCAGCCAATACCAGCGACGCAGACTCAGGCAAAG CCACTGCTTCACTTGCATGCTTCCACCGAGCTTCCTCATCTTGTTCAGTCCACTAAGATCTCTCCCATCGAGATTCCTTTAGTCAATCTACCCCCAACAGCCCCTGCTCTCAGGTACCAATACATTTTCAACATCGATACAAGCATTCCGTTGGACGAACAGTATCCTGCGCATCGCGCCAGCCTTGTTTGTCAATGGAACCGCAATCTTCCCGATCTTTCCCCGATTTATCTGTCCCAGCTCGAACATGACATCATTTTATCTCGATGCTTTAGCTATGGGGCATGTTGCTCTTTTGGTCTCCTTCCAGATACATTCCTTGCCCAATTTCTCGAGTGCCTGGGCCCTGAAGCCGTGCCAGAACGCATGGCCGAAGGATCCAGGTATTATACTCCACTTTTACACTGCTCGTTGCTCACGTTTGGGGCCGGATTCTCAGACAACCCTCAGATGCGAGAAAGAAAGACACGGGAAAAGCTCGCGACGCATGCAAAGAAGTGGCTTGATGACGAGTTCAACAATCCAAGCTCAAGTTTAATGGTTTCGCTTGCTCTGCTATCCGAACATCACTCTGGCATAGGGCAAGCTAAAATTGGGTACATGTATATGG GAATGGCCATACGGGCGGCTCGACTCC GTCCTATTTTATTCGATCCACTCATCCGAGATTGGCATCTCTGGTCCGTTTTTATTCAAG AATCCCTTATG GCCTTGGAAATGAATAGGCCAAGCGAATACCCAGTTCCAAAAGCGCCCATTATCTGCCCGATAGCAGTCGAACCCGATAGTCGATCTCCTTTGACTAGCTCATTAACAGAGTTACTCACACACGAAGATTATTTCAAGTTTTCTGCTCGATGCTTTATCCAATTGTCTAGGCTTATTAATATCATCATTAGAATAACTGATGGCGC GGTTACCGATAAACAAATCATTCTTGATATCCA TCTTGAACTAGAAACCTGGTTCAACAACCTCCCCGATGGAGTGATGATTCGTCAACGGGCGACACTGACCTTCCCCCCGATCCTCACTCTTCACATCACATATTGGTGGTTCATCCTCCATTCGCATTTCCCTCTCGCTGAGCAACTGTCGATTTCAACTAGCGAGCCTGTCAGAGAGCTCTCCATAAAGATGTGCGCGCGTGCAACCGAGAAACTTGTTCAACTATTCAATACATTCGATAAACAATTCGGATTACGATTTTTTCCTCGTAACTTGATCAAG GCTATACACGCATGCGGTTCGGCCCTCGTCATTGAGCGCGACTCAGCATCTAGTGCATCAAAGAAGAAGCGAGCGACGGCAATAGAAGGGATTGACTCATGTATTTATGCGTTGAAGATTATTGGCGAAGTTTGGCACATTGCGATTCCTATGAGCGAGGATCTGGAATCCCTCGCAGGGGTGAATCTTGCTGCGTGA
- a CDS encoding Fungal Zn(2)-Cys(6) binuclear cluster domain: protein MSRSEAGPSRRRSKYAARACNTCRRRKCKCDGDYPICQPCAVAGYECTWTPEAEGERPVTKQLVKALRAKAHQLEAEISQLKQADTRIVPSSSSSGAGPDAEFPLVYPQPVAPSESLSHVHTSHVPVESLSPDQTNPTTLSSQSSPDEPHPILHIELIGSPGNPTSECSMATSALKYQYIFHLDTSLSHNEQSPEHQASLKCEWNRYLPNLDTIQFSRREHDTLLHRYFSYGAAWLFGMLPDSFLHDMLEYLSPSSACTPDQLPHYSPILHCSVLAFASSMSENPHIRQPSTREKFATHAKQWLDQEFNRPNPSLILSLILLSEYHFGIGERNTGYMYTGMSMRAARAGERFLENWRLEFEPPPSFVTGILTETYVRLSLESFVAQEMRRPSEMPTPNGLVTLPIAYELSAQPLSEMSATHLFDHVDYPRIAIECFIKCTSLMLITNTIPTASRNGLTPNEIQTQLETWFNALPANLHFHQSDAFTPPPILALHIHYWWSILRLYLPDSATEPNLSMNLALVKLVELFEAFDAQFGLQYFPRNLLKAMYMCGRASILERLPEDGIEICLKGLRVWPCAESMVADLVQLRSSL from the exons ATGTCCAGGTCGGAAGCAGGACCTTCCCGTCGTCGTAGCAAGTATGCAGCGCGTGCTTGCAACACCTGTAGACGGCGTAAGTGCAAGTGTGACGGTGATTACCCGATCTGTCAGCCGTGTGCAGTAGCT GGATACGAG TGCACGTGGACGCCCGAGGCCGAGGGGGAGCGTCCGGTAACAAAGCAACTTGTGAAAGCTTTGCGAGCCAAGGCTCATCAGCTAGAGGCCGAGATCAGTCAACTAAAACAAGCAGACACCCGGATAGTTCCTTCCAGTTCTAGTTCTGGCGCAGGCCCGGATGCAGAATTTCCGCTTGTTTATCCGCAACCTGTTGCTCCATCTGAAAGTCTATCACATGTTCATACAAGCCATGTTCCAGTCGAGAGCCTGTCTCCAGACCAG ACCAACCCTACCACTTTATCATCACAGTCCAGCCCCGACGAGCCCCACCCCATTCTACATATAGAACTGATTGGTAGCCCCGGAAACCCGACCTCAGAGTGTTCCATGGCTACTTCAGCTCTCAAATACCAGTACATCTTCCACCTCGACACCTCGCTATCTCACAATGAACAGTCGCCCGAGCATCAGGCTTCGCTGAAATGCGAATGGAACCGCTATCTGCCCAACTTGGATACTATCCAGTTCTCAAGGCGCGAACATGACACTCTCCTACATCGTTATTTCAGCTATGGTGCTGCGTGGCTTTTTGGCATGCTTCCTGACTCATTTTTGCACGATATGTTGGAGTACCTGAGCCCTTCTTCCGCTTGTACACCGGATCAACTACCACATTATAGCCCGATCTTGCATTGCTCTGTCCTAGCATTTGCATCTTCAATGTCAGAAAATCCCCACATTCGGCAACCAAGCACCCGCGAAAAGTTCGCGACACACGCCAAACAGTGGCTAGATCAAGAGTTTAACCGACCGAATCCGAGTTTGATTCTTTCCCTGATCTTATTGTCCGAATATCACTTTGGCATAGGCGAAAGGAATACAGGATATATGTACACTG GAATGAGTATGCGTGCCGCCCGGGCAGGTGAGCGATTTCTGGAAAATTGGCGCCTGGAATTT GAACCGCCTCCCAGCTTCGTAACTGGTATT CTGACCGAAACATACGTCCGCTTGTCGCTAGAGAGTTTTGTG GCGCAAGAGATGCGCAGGCCGAGCGAAATGCCCACACCCAATGGACTGGTCACATTACCCATCGCCTACGAACTTTCGGCCCAGCCTCTATCTGAAATGTCTGCCACGCACCTGTTCGATCACGTTGATTACCCTCGCATCGCTATCGAATGTTTCATCAAGTGCACGAGTCTGATGCTGATTACCAATACTATCCCAACTGC ATCCCGTAATGGTTTAACTCCCAACGAGATTCA AACACAGCTTGAAACTTGGTTCAACGCGCTTCCGGCCAATTTGCACTTTCACCAATCTGACGCGTTCACTCCTCCACCAATCTTGGCCTTGCACATCCACTACTGGTGGTCCATTTTGCGGTTATATCTTCCAGATTCGGCCACTGAGCCCAACCTGTCCATGAACCTTGCGCTCGTGAAATTGGTTGAGCTTTTTGAAGCCTTTGACGCTCAATTTGGATTGCAGTACTTTCCTCGCAACTTGCTCAAG GCGATGTACATGTGCGGCCGTGCATCGATATTAGAACGTTTACCAGAAGACGGAATCGAAATTTGCTTGAAAGGCCTGCGTGTCTGGCCTTGTGCAGAATCCATGGTTGCGGATCTTGTGCAATTACGATCTTCATTGTAG